From Apus apus isolate bApuApu2 chromosome 13, bApuApu2.pri.cur, whole genome shotgun sequence, a single genomic window includes:
- the STK32A gene encoding serine/threonine-protein kinase 32A, translating into MGANTSSKSSRCNGSEDVTFDHFEILRAIGKGSFGKVCVVQKNDTKKMYAMKYMNKQKCVERNEVRNVFKELQIMQGLEHPFLVNLWYSFQDEEDMFMIVDLLLGGDLRYHLRQNVRFQEGTVKLFICELVLALDYLQSRHIIHRDIKPDNILLDEHGHVHITDFNIATMLTKEVQVTTIAGTKPYMAPEMFNPTKPPGYSFAVDWWSLGVTAYELLRTRRPYHIRSNTSPDDIAHIFKTATVMYPAAWSSEMVSLIKKLLEPNPEQRFSQLKDIQDFPYLSDVNWDAVFQKKIVPEFIPTKGRLNCDPTFELEEMILESKPLHKKKKRLAKKDKDTSKSNSSQACHLQKHLEMLQRDFIVFNREKMRHHNTQETVTYKDKQNSSL; encoded by the exons ATGGGAGCAAACACCTCCAGCAAGTCATCACGTTGCAATGGCAGTGAAGACG TCACCTTTGACCATTTTGAAATTCTACGAGCTATTGGGAAGGGCAGCTTCGGAAAA GTCTGTGTTGTGCAAAAGAACGACACCAAGAAGATGTATGCCATGAAATACATGAATAAACAGAAGTGTGTGGAGCGTAATGAAGTGAGAAATGTTTTCAAGGAGCTGCAGATCATGCAGGGTCTGGAACACCCTTTCCTAGTTAATTTATG GTACTCATTCCAGGATGAAGAAGATATGTTTATGATTGTAGACCTGCTGCTTGGGGGGGACCTGCGTTATCACCTCCGGCAAAACGTGCGGTTCCAAGAAGGCACCGTGAAGCTCTTCATCTGTGAGCTGGTGCTGGCCCTCGACTACCTCCAGAGCAGGCACATCATCCACAG AGACATCAAGCCTGACAACATTCTACTGGATGAGCATG GACACGTGCACATCACTGATTTCAATATTGCCACGATGCTGACGAAAGAAGTACAAGTCACCACGATTGCTGGCACCAAGCCGTACATGG cacCTGAAATGTTTAACCCCACCAAACCGCCCGGCTATTCCTTCGCTGTGGACTGGTGGTCGCTGGGAGTCACTGCCTACGAGCTGCTCCGCACCCGG AGGCCGTACCACATTCGTTCCAACACCTCCCCAGACGACATCGCGCACATCTTCAAGACGGCCACCGTGATGTACCCAGCAGCCTGGTCCTCGGAGATGGTGTCGCTGATCAAAaag TTGCTTGAGCCAAACCCTGAGCAGCGTTTTTCTCAGCTGAAAGATATCCAGGACTTCCCATACCTGTCAGATGTGAACTGGGATGCTGTTTTCCAGAAGAAGATAGTGCCAGAATTCATTCCCACG aaAGGCAGACTGAACTGTGACCCAACCTTTGAACTGGAAGAAATGATCCTGGAATCCAAACCtcttcacaagaaaaaaaagcgCCTGGCTAAGAAGGATAAAGACACCAGCAAAAGCAATTCCTCCCAG GCCTGCCACCTTCAAAAGCACCTGGAGATGCTCCAGAGGGACTTCATTGTTTTCAACAGAGAAAA GATGAGACACCACAACACCCAGGAGACCGTAACGTACAAGGACAAGCAGAACTCCAGCCTctga